The sequence below is a genomic window from uncultured Methanobrevibacter sp..
AAATAATTAATTAATAGTTATGGTATTCATAACGGTTTATTATTATTAATTTTCATGATTATAGGAGGAGTTATTAATGGCAAGATTTGAAGAAGCAGAAAACAGAATGTTCAATGTTAAAATCTGTTTAAAATGTAATGCTCGTAACCCTGCTGCTGCTACAACCTGCAGAAAATGTGGTTACAAAGGTTTAAGATTCAAAGCAAAAGAATTAAGAGGATAATTTTAACCTCTTTTAACTTTACTATTTTTTTAATAAACATTAATTTAATATATTATTTTTAATAAAACTATTTTTAGATTCATATGAAAGACGTTGAAAATTATATCAGAGACATTTTAAAAACTAGGAAAATTCATTTTACATTAATAGATCCTGATGAACAGACACCAGAGGAAGCTTTAGAAATTGCCACTCAGGCCATTGAAGGTGGAACTGATGGAATCATGATTGGGGGGTCAACTGTCAACGGGGATGATGTCGACAACACCTGTAAGATATTGTCCGAAAACATTGCAGTGCCTATTATCATATTCCCTGGAAACACCAGCAGCGTAAGTAAATTCGCTGATGCAATCTTTTTCATGAGTTACGTTAACTCAACCAACCCTTACTGGATTAACGGTGCACAGGCACTTGCGGCACCTTCAGTAAAGGCATCCGGAATTGAAATTTTACCTATGGCTTATATGGTTGCAGAACCTGGTGGAACTGTTGGATGGGTCGGGGATGCAAAACTGGTACCGAGAAACAAGCCTAAAATACCGGCTATTTATGCAATGTCTTCTGAAATGTTCGGTATGAAATTCTTCTATCTTGAAGCAGGTTCCGGTGCGGATAAACCTATTCCTCCTGAAATGGTTGCATACTCAAAAAGGGCAACTGATAACATGATAATTGTTGTTGGTGGCGGAATTCGTGATGCAAAAGCAGCATACACTGCAGCCAAAGCAGGTGGAGATGTTATCGTTACAGGTACAGTTGTTGAAGAAGTCGATGACATTAAAGCTAAAATTCAAGAATTAACCGGAGCAATCCTAAAAGCTTCACAAGAGTAGTTACCAACTGCTCTTACCAAATCTTTTTTTAATATTTAAACATAATATATTAGTGTGATATTATGTTAAATTCATTATATGAAAAGGCCATCGCTAGTAGAGGATTGATAATCGATATTGAATCGGACACTGATAT
It includes:
- a CDS encoding 50S ribosomal protein L40e, which gives rise to MARFEEAENRMFNVKICLKCNARNPAAATTCRKCGYKGLRFKAKELRG
- a CDS encoding geranylgeranylglyceryl/heptaprenylglyceryl phosphate synthase → MKDVENYIRDILKTRKIHFTLIDPDEQTPEEALEIATQAIEGGTDGIMIGGSTVNGDDVDNTCKILSENIAVPIIIFPGNTSSVSKFADAIFFMSYVNSTNPYWINGAQALAAPSVKASGIEILPMAYMVAEPGGTVGWVGDAKLVPRNKPKIPAIYAMSSEMFGMKFFYLEAGSGADKPIPPEMVAYSKRATDNMIIVVGGGIRDAKAAYTAAKAGGDVIVTGTVVEEVDDIKAKIQELTGAILKASQE